One genomic window of Mucilaginibacter sp. SJ includes the following:
- a CDS encoding SusC/RagA family TonB-linked outer membrane protein, with translation MQKLQLIKFWKIILIIVSVNLFSLSLFAQNVALHGKVVDEKGEAMVGATVKVTGTTTATTTNVSGDFTLNVAANTRKITISFVGYVDYEKTIAAGSTNLGVIPMVKNSGNLNEVVVVGYGTLKKQDVTGTIATVSAKTLQEIPSANVFEQMKGRVAGLDVVNGNSGPAITIRGSRTIGSATADQPLIVLDGQPYYNFIENINPNDIKSVDVLKGASATAIYGSRASGGVLLITTNRGRVGQTVTAYDSYVGSSRLEGKLQLLNGKQFAQLQDDALAGAIAQGSGSTNPNALTSTELQALNEGVSTDWAKLLIKPAMVWDQSLRVSGGSERTQFTVGAGYRVNTALEPNNDTKRISLNASIDHKINKVIKFGLTTLTTLRLINAGGGNQLGNARYMSPLTYPYNADGSLNILPQVGQIDATAINPLIPGRSPDQYYNYTRGFINNDIAYAEIAPIAHLKYRYTINYNFSQSLQGTYNGINGADIVTIAKTNASTTNNYQYRLAQEHLLTYDNTFGEKHSINFVAGFTSEFQHNENSNINATGIPSDANRNANLGLASTITSVGGSYTEQGLVSWVGRLNYAFDQRYNLTATIRSDANSALSPGHQRTTYPSIGLGWVISNENFMKRFEFIDNLKLRAGYGQTSTTNSIGPYNTLGQLSSSKYQYGGVPAGDAQGVRVTTLVNQDLTWQRTSDYNVALDFALLKNRLTGSIEIYKQRTTGIILPNQLPITNGASSQISNLGTSANKGLEITLSSLNIRNLGGFSWSTDYNMAFSREHIVSLPNGATQNIDAGEFVGQPLSVIYDVKKIGIWQASEAAQAAVYGAKPGQIKIQDLNNDGKINFQDNQVIGNFQPQYTFGLTNRFSYKNFDLSIVIQGRMKFTTIVPYVSSSDSGTNGWQFLNLGRHNQPVIDYWTPTNPTDAFPQPNAQKQGSYYSTLQYYDGSFIRAKSINLGYNIPVGIAKKLGMTSLRVYANVTNPFVIYAPIMNHSFSVPDPESVYNLAPASVSASGNIGGYNPNNASNFPYRGVGISAGEQTRDFILGINARF, from the coding sequence ATGCAAAAACTTCAACTTATTAAATTTTGGAAAATTATCCTGATCATCGTATCGGTTAATTTGTTTTCCTTATCTCTTTTTGCACAAAACGTCGCTTTGCATGGCAAGGTGGTAGATGAAAAAGGAGAAGCCATGGTAGGTGCAACCGTAAAAGTTACGGGTACCACAACTGCCACTACTACAAATGTAAGCGGCGACTTTACGCTTAATGTTGCTGCCAATACCCGAAAGATCACCATCTCTTTTGTCGGTTATGTTGATTATGAAAAAACAATCGCAGCCGGATCGACTAACTTAGGGGTCATCCCGATGGTGAAAAACTCCGGTAATCTAAATGAAGTGGTAGTAGTAGGGTACGGAACTTTAAAGAAACAGGACGTAACCGGAACAATAGCTACCGTTAGTGCCAAAACTTTACAGGAAATTCCCTCGGCCAACGTTTTTGAACAAATGAAAGGCCGTGTAGCCGGCCTGGATGTTGTTAACGGCAACAGTGGACCTGCAATTACTATTCGTGGCAGCCGTACCATAGGCAGCGCTACGGCCGACCAGCCCCTCATTGTGTTAGACGGACAGCCTTATTACAATTTCATCGAAAACATCAACCCAAATGACATTAAAAGTGTTGATGTGTTAAAAGGCGCCTCGGCAACAGCTATTTATGGCTCGCGCGCCTCAGGCGGTGTGCTTTTAATCACCACCAACAGGGGGCGTGTAGGGCAAACTGTTACTGCTTACGATTCTTATGTAGGTTCGAGCAGGCTTGAAGGAAAACTGCAGCTATTAAATGGCAAGCAGTTTGCACAGCTCCAGGACGATGCACTTGCCGGCGCTATAGCACAGGGCAGCGGAAGTACTAATCCGAATGCACTGACTTCGACAGAGCTGCAAGCCCTGAATGAAGGGGTTAGTACCGATTGGGCTAAATTGCTCATTAAACCGGCTATGGTTTGGGACCAGAGTTTAAGGGTTTCCGGCGGAAGTGAAAGAACCCAGTTTACCGTTGGTGCCGGTTACCGTGTAAACACTGCCCTCGAGCCCAACAACGATACCAAACGTATTTCGTTAAATGCATCTATCGATCATAAGATAAATAAGGTTATCAAATTCGGATTAACTACGTTAACCACACTGCGCCTGATTAACGCCGGAGGTGGAAATCAGCTTGGCAACGCCCGGTATATGAGCCCGTTGACCTATCCTTATAATGCCGATGGATCTTTAAATATTTTGCCTCAGGTTGGCCAAATTGATGCTACAGCAATAAACCCTTTGATCCCGGGCCGATCTCCTGATCAGTATTATAATTATACCCGTGGATTTATTAACAATGATATCGCTTATGCAGAGATAGCGCCGATTGCTCATTTAAAGTATCGATATACCATAAATTATAACTTTTCTCAATCATTACAGGGAACTTATAATGGTATCAACGGGGCCGATATCGTAACTATTGCTAAAACCAATGCAAGTACCACTAATAATTATCAGTACCGTTTAGCCCAGGAGCATTTACTGACTTATGATAACACCTTTGGCGAAAAGCATTCTATTAACTTTGTAGCTGGTTTTACTTCCGAATTCCAGCACAACGAAAATTCAAATATCAATGCAACCGGTATCCCATCTGATGCCAACCGGAACGCAAATCTCGGTTTGGCAAGTACCATCACCTCGGTGGGCGGTTCATATACCGAACAGGGCCTGGTATCCTGGGTTGGCCGCCTCAATTATGCGTTTGATCAGCGGTATAACCTTACTGCTACTATCCGTTCAGATGCTAACTCGGCGCTTTCTCCCGGGCATCAGCGCACTACCTATCCCTCTATAGGTCTGGGCTGGGTAATCAGCAACGAAAATTTCATGAAACGGTTTGAGTTTATTGACAACCTCAAATTGCGTGCAGGTTATGGTCAAACTTCAACCACAAACAGTATCGGCCCATACAACACTTTAGGTCAGTTAAGTTCATCAAAATATCAGTATGGTGGCGTACCCGCCGGGGATGCCCAGGGTGTGCGGGTAACCACATTGGTTAACCAGGACCTCACCTGGCAAAGAACCAGCGACTACAACGTAGCTTTAGATTTTGCCTTACTGAAAAATCGCCTTACCGGTTCAATTGAGATTTATAAACAAAGAACCACGGGCATTATTTTGCCAAACCAGTTACCGATAACCAACGGTGCTTCTTCACAAATTTCAAACCTGGGCACCTCTGCCAATAAAGGCCTGGAAATTACGCTGAGCAGCCTTAACATTCGTAATCTGGGTGGTTTTTCATGGTCAACCGATTATAACATGGCTTTCAGTCGTGAACATATCGTTTCCCTGCCGAATGGTGCAACGCAGAACATTGATGCCGGCGAGTTTGTGGGGCAGCCGTTGAGCGTAATTTATGATGTGAAAAAAATTGGTATCTGGCAAGCCAGCGAAGCCGCACAAGCGGCTGTTTACGGCGCTAAGCCGGGTCAGATCAAAATTCAGGACCTCAACAATGACGGAAAAATCAACTTCCAGGATAACCAGGTTATCGGTAATTTTCAGCCTCAATATACCTTTGGTTTAACTAACCGGTTTAGTTACAAAAATTTTGACCTGAGCATTGTTATTCAGGGCCGCATGAAGTTTACTACCATTGTGCCGTATGTTTCTTCATCTGACTCCGGCACAAATGGCTGGCAGTTCCTGAACCTGGGGCGACATAATCAACCGGTTATAGATTATTGGACACCAACTAACCCTACCGATGCATTTCCTCAACCAAACGCTCAAAAGCAGGGTAGTTATTATTCCACACTCCAATATTATGACGGCTCGTTCATAAGGGCTAAAAGTATCAATTTAGGCTACAACATTCCGGTTGGCATTGCCAAAAAGCTGGGTATGACTTCACTAAGGGTTTATGCAAACGTTACTAACCCCTTTGTTATTTACGCGCCTATTATGAACCACAGCTTTTCTGTGCCCGACCCCGAATCTGTTTATAACCTTGCTCCCGCTTCGGTATCAGCGAGCGGTAATATAGGGGGTTACAATCCTAACAATGCAAGCAATTTTCCATACCGTGGCGTAGGGATCAGTGCAGGAGAGCAAACACGCGATTTTATTTTGGGTATTAATGCAAGATTTTAA
- a CDS encoding RagB/SusD family nutrient uptake outer membrane protein, which yields MKIFIKTSFIIAAAAVLTAASSCKKTLIETPRAQLYPSYFGTAAGVQAAVTGVYNDLRGAFSGEGIVFFYNGTDENIPGGSAGTNPPILNSYNGINSSNTPDLMGLYVDINTLNGVLQYASSITDVTARTQYVGQAKFLRGFLYFYLVQTYGGLTATQKSGIPLHTTFITKATTADAPAQLADIYNLIIQDFTDAAAALPNTITSSNPFSAAGVGKTATVAVANAFLAKAYLTRGYTEAKQSGDFQKAADLTAALINNKGTYGLDLWQDYNDVHKPANDYGKENMFAIDYGITDPTYSGYTQQGSGGYGINQLYVLARFNYVSTGIDNIPGIDAVPQKMSAKTGMLRDVYGGRPYVRLAPNVPYTMQVAFADQVHDTRFDATFQTFWICNTKAAAGTTSTGGLKGVLTPASNVSLTAYQPPLDGDTAILMTSEDVTMARRDEFKGLIVTQKQYNNTVFPTVKKFDDPLRTGILDFSSRPIALMRFSEVYLMNAEANYMLGNTTVAAASLNTIRQRAAYRTPADGLFIPKNKFRVTAATMGADNAANAAAMALTPAQLAQLSVPNTTSGSTLCGMDLILEEYSRELYGDPRRWYDLVRTQQLVRRVKMYNALGAPNIQAYHTRRPIPQSLINNVLSGTPYPQNNGY from the coding sequence ATGAAAATATTTATTAAAACCAGCTTTATTATTGCTGCAGCAGCAGTATTAACGGCAGCCAGCAGCTGTAAAAAAACACTGATAGAAACCCCAAGGGCACAGCTGTACCCAAGTTATTTTGGTACGGCAGCAGGTGTTCAGGCAGCAGTTACAGGCGTATATAACGATTTGCGGGGTGCCTTCTCGGGTGAAGGTATCGTGTTCTTTTATAACGGAACCGACGAAAATATTCCTGGTGGCAGCGCCGGAACCAATCCCCCGATATTAAATTCGTACAATGGGATCAATTCATCAAATACACCCGACCTAATGGGTTTATATGTGGATATTAATACGTTAAATGGTGTTTTACAGTATGCATCGTCAATTACTGATGTTACGGCCAGAACACAATATGTTGGCCAGGCTAAGTTTCTTCGGGGCTTCCTGTATTTTTATCTGGTGCAAACTTACGGAGGGCTCACAGCTACGCAGAAAAGCGGCATCCCGTTGCATACTACTTTTATCACCAAGGCCACCACAGCTGATGCGCCGGCGCAACTTGCCGACATCTACAACCTCATCATCCAGGATTTTACAGATGCCGCGGCCGCGTTGCCAAATACTATTACCAGTTCAAATCCTTTCTCGGCAGCAGGGGTTGGTAAAACAGCAACGGTCGCGGTTGCGAATGCATTCCTTGCAAAAGCCTATTTAACCAGGGGATATACAGAAGCTAAGCAAAGCGGCGACTTTCAAAAAGCTGCCGACCTGACTGCCGCGCTGATCAATAACAAAGGTACTTACGGCCTTGATTTGTGGCAGGATTATAACGATGTCCATAAACCGGCCAATGATTATGGTAAGGAAAATATGTTTGCAATTGATTATGGTATCACAGATCCTACTTATTCCGGCTATACACAACAGGGTTCAGGAGGCTATGGAATCAATCAGCTTTATGTACTCGCACGCTTTAACTATGTTTCAACCGGGATAGATAATATTCCAGGAATTGATGCAGTTCCACAAAAGATGAGTGCGAAGACAGGTATGCTGCGCGACGTTTATGGTGGTCGGCCTTATGTACGGCTTGCGCCTAATGTACCTTATACCATGCAGGTGGCCTTTGCCGATCAGGTTCATGATACCCGCTTTGATGCTACTTTCCAAACTTTTTGGATCTGCAATACCAAAGCGGCGGCGGGTACAACCAGCACGGGTGGTTTAAAGGGTGTGCTTACCCCGGCGTCCAATGTTTCTTTAACCGCTTACCAGCCGCCGTTAGATGGCGATACAGCTATTCTGATGACAAGCGAGGATGTGACCATGGCCCGGAGAGATGAGTTTAAAGGTTTAATCGTCACCCAAAAACAATATAACAATACAGTTTTTCCGACGGTGAAAAAGTTTGATGATCCGCTGCGTACGGGAATCCTTGATTTTTCAAGCAGGCCAATTGCTTTAATGCGTTTTTCGGAGGTTTACCTGATGAATGCGGAAGCCAATTATATGCTGGGTAATACAACTGTGGCTGCAGCTTCCCTCAATACGATCAGGCAGCGGGCGGCTTACCGTACACCCGCCGACGGCCTTTTCATCCCTAAAAACAAATTTAGGGTAACGGCGGCTACTATGGGTGCCGACAACGCTGCCAATGCAGCTGCGATGGCCTTAACACCTGCTCAGCTGGCCCAGCTTTCTGTTCCTAATACTACTTCGGGTTCAACGCTTTGCGGTATGGATTTAATTTTAGAGGAGTACAGCCGCGAACTTTATGGCGATCCCCGCCGCTGGTATGACCTGGTACGGACCCAACAATTGGTAAGGCGTGTAAAAATGTATAATGCCCTTGGCGCACCGAACATCCAGGCTTATCATACGCGCAGGCCAATTCCGCAATCTTTAATTAATAATGTGTTATCGGGTACTCCATATCCGCAAAATAACGGCTATTAA
- a CDS encoding DUF1624 domain-containing protein: MTKTESWLSGGSRLRSIDLLRGAIMVLMAIDHVRVYSGMPAGGPDPAIFLTRWVTHFCVSGFVFLAGTSAFLYGQKLNDKKKLSIYLITRGLLLVVLELTFIRFCWTFNLDFKAFMLAGVIWMLGWCMVLLSVAIWLPFRAIWITGLIMMTVQQVFHLAPANWAWWHFLYPNSEEGPGWINVLYVLVPWIGVMMAGYGFGKLLTFEPARRNKLCLQIGLSAITIFIVAGSIVAGFGPHNDQPFIFRLLGQQKYPPSQLFLLMTIGPIIALVPFAERTRGWLANVFTIFGRVPFFYYVLHILLIHLLALGLNCILYGSFHQEWYHTAPYASVPEDHRWGLPLLYLVFMLVEGLLYFACRWYARYKLSHPEKIWLKYI, from the coding sequence ATGACTAAGACCGAATCCTGGCTTTCCGGCGGATCGCGCCTCCGTTCTATCGACCTTCTACGTGGCGCCATCATGGTGTTGATGGCGATAGATCACGTACGCGTTTATTCAGGCATGCCGGCCGGAGGTCCTGATCCGGCGATCTTTCTCACCCGCTGGGTAACTCATTTTTGTGTTTCGGGTTTTGTGTTCCTTGCAGGCACCTCGGCTTTTTTATATGGACAAAAGCTGAATGATAAGAAAAAGCTGTCTATTTACCTAATAACCCGCGGTCTGTTGCTGGTTGTGTTGGAGCTTACGTTCATTCGTTTTTGCTGGACGTTTAACTTAGATTTTAAAGCCTTTATGCTGGCTGGCGTGATCTGGATGCTGGGCTGGTGCATGGTGTTATTATCAGTCGCCATTTGGCTGCCTTTTCGTGCTATTTGGATTACGGGCTTGATAATGATGACTGTACAGCAGGTATTTCACCTGGCACCGGCCAACTGGGCCTGGTGGCATTTTTTGTACCCGAACAGTGAAGAAGGGCCGGGTTGGATCAACGTGCTGTATGTATTGGTGCCCTGGATCGGCGTTATGATGGCAGGCTATGGTTTCGGCAAATTGTTGACTTTTGAACCTGCGCGGCGAAACAAATTGTGTTTGCAGATCGGACTTTCTGCAATCACGATATTTATAGTTGCAGGGAGCATCGTCGCCGGTTTTGGGCCCCATAACGATCAGCCCTTTATTTTCCGTTTATTGGGTCAGCAAAAATATCCGCCGTCACAGCTCTTTTTATTGATGACGATCGGACCGATTATCGCATTGGTGCCCTTCGCAGAAAGAACCAGGGGATGGCTGGCCAATGTATTTACCATCTTCGGCAGGGTGCCATTTTTCTATTATGTCCTGCATATCTTGTTGATCCACCTGCTGGCATTAGGACTCAATTGTATTTTGTATGGCAGTTTTCACCAGGAATGGTACCATACCGCGCCATATGCAAGTGTGCCTGAAGACCATCGCTGGGGATTACCATTGCTTTATCTCGTGTTTATGTTAGTTGAAGGATTGTTATACTTTGCCTGCCGGTGGTATGCCAGGTATAAGCTCTCCCATCCGGAGAAAATCTGGCTGAAGTATATTTGA
- a CDS encoding ankyrin repeat domain-containing protein, with the protein MAEIPIAQKKMAEQAARAGDIVALANFILNYGNDQQLRQWYGGAGYQPQNSAEENAKLIICHTNYFDSWADYEKFQTELQTNPYLQQFEQAADAIAAGNADALKSLLAQRPDLISKRSRRNHHSTLLNYIGANGFEGMRQKTPQNAVEIAAILLDAGAEVDAWGDMYGGTSTLGLVATSVHPVIAGVQEELMDILIRHGADPNHAVAADYTDGNLILACLHNGRYEPVRYLASKGAEVELEGAGGIGDLEKVKSYFNDQGELISKSMAAKRDGCLIWACVCGHRPVVEFLLKHGCGVRTVWDNTTPLHSAAYGGQVELVKMLLNEGADMEALNGYGGTVLGSTLWALYNSRRPGHLEIMEILIASGAVIKDDWQIYIDEKRAET; encoded by the coding sequence ATGGCTGAAATACCCATAGCTCAAAAAAAAATGGCAGAACAGGCAGCCCGCGCAGGCGATATTGTTGCCCTGGCCAATTTTATCCTGAATTATGGCAATGATCAGCAATTAAGGCAATGGTATGGTGGAGCGGGCTATCAACCCCAAAATAGCGCAGAGGAGAATGCGAAGTTAATTATTTGCCATACAAACTATTTTGATAGCTGGGCGGATTATGAAAAGTTTCAAACAGAGTTACAGACAAACCCATATCTGCAACAATTTGAACAGGCTGCCGATGCTATAGCTGCCGGAAATGCCGATGCACTCAAAAGCCTGCTGGCACAAAGACCTGACCTAATCAGCAAGCGTTCGCGCCGTAACCACCATAGCACATTGTTAAATTATATAGGTGCCAACGGCTTTGAGGGGATGCGCCAAAAAACACCCCAAAATGCTGTTGAAATTGCTGCTATACTTTTAGATGCAGGCGCAGAAGTTGATGCCTGGGGCGATATGTACGGGGGAACATCTACACTTGGGCTTGTCGCCACCAGTGTGCACCCGGTTATAGCCGGGGTACAAGAAGAGCTGATGGATATCCTGATCAGGCATGGCGCCGACCCCAATCATGCGGTAGCTGCGGATTATACCGATGGCAACCTGATCCTGGCCTGCCTGCATAATGGCCGTTATGAACCTGTCCGTTACCTTGCTTCCAAAGGCGCGGAAGTTGAATTGGAAGGTGCCGGTGGTATTGGCGACCTGGAAAAGGTTAAATCTTATTTTAATGATCAGGGAGAACTTATTAGTAAAAGCATGGCTGCGAAGCGCGATGGCTGCCTGATCTGGGCTTGTGTTTGCGGTCATCGCCCGGTAGTTGAATTTTTACTGAAGCACGGCTGCGGCGTGCGCACCGTTTGGGACAATACCACGCCACTCCATTCGGCAGCCTACGGGGGGCAGGTGGAACTGGTAAAGATGCTGCTGAACGAAGGCGCAGACATGGAAGCATTGAATGGATACGGGGGCACTGTATTGGGCTCCACGCTTTGGGCGCTGTACAACAGCCGGAGACCGGGCCACCTGGAAATCATGGAAATACTGATAGCCTCGGGTGCAGTTATTAAGGATGACTGGCAAATTTATATCGATGAAAAAAGAGCTGAAACATAG